The Suricata suricatta isolate VVHF042 chromosome 3, meerkat_22Aug2017_6uvM2_HiC, whole genome shotgun sequence genome contains the following window.
CGCCTGGGGCCCCAGGGCGGGGGAgcggggggccctggggggggaTGGCCGGTCCTGGACCCCGCCTGGCGCAGGGAGGGCCCCCCAGGCGGCGCCAGCCAGGCCCTGAATGGGACTCTATCCCAGGGCTGCATAAAGGCCACATTGAGAGCCCCGCGGCGGCTCCTAGGCCTGGCAGCCCTCCCGCCTCACACACAGCCCCTCTGTCGGCAGCCGTCTGTCCCCAGGACCTCCCGTCCAGCACTGGGGCCACCCCTCTTCCCACAGCGACGTCTgggcctgcctctccctgcccggGGCCACCTGGTCTCCCCGGAGGCACACTCACGCATCCCCAAAGAAGAACTTCTGAGAGCCCAGGCGCTGGGAGAGCAGGGTCAGGCATTCCCGAGCCTCCTGGTACAGCTGCaggggggaggcggggcgggcTGTGGGCTATGGGGACCCTGGGCAcaccctcccccccgccccccccctgcccccgcccaggGCGCACCTCCTTCTCCAGCTCGTCCTCGTCCTCGGGCCTGCGCTCCCCGCACAGCAGCTGCAGCCGCTCCATGAACTGTCGCTGCATGCGGCCAGGAAGGAAGAAGTTCAGGGGGAAGGGCATGGCCTCGGCGTACCACTTCCGGGTCACCTCCACGTAGTTCTTGGTGTCCACCCAAAAAGTATGGATCTGAATGTGGGGGGCAGGAAGGACGAAGCGGGTCTGAGCCGGTGCACCTGCATAGTGTGGGAGGCCTGCCCCCAGCGCGCAGGCGCGGGGTGTGAGCACCACGAACGCCAGGCGGTCTGGACACACTCACCAGCACCGGGAGCAGCTTCTCCTCCAGCAGAGACATGAAGGCCAAGGTGTCTGCCCCCTGCCGGGCCGACAGATCGTAGTCAGCGTTGTACTTCTGCGGAGGAGACGGCGGTCAGGGGGAGGCCTCCTGTCCAGTACCGGCCTCACTGGCCCCTGCGGGGAGCAGACGGAGGCCAGGCAGCTTCTCCCGCCGAGGCCCCCTTGCCGGGGCCCGTCCAGTAGCTTGTTGCTGTTGGCGGAACGCCCGGACCTTGGAGCCTGCTGGCCACCGAGGCCGGGCGCCCACAGCGGGAGAGGAAGGCCCAGCCGCAGACCAGGAGCGGCTCCCGGAGTCTCCGCGGAGAGCTTTCTAACAGAAGTCCCCAGCACGGGCGCCCTGGGGCTGGCGGGGCGGCTCGGGGCCGGTGGCCTCGGAGCCAGGGCCCTCCGGCGGGTTCCCTCAGCGTGTTCTtggctctttcttctgtttcattccaCGGCCTGGGTGCTGCCACCGCACGATGTCCCCACATCCTATGTATCGCTCACCCCACCTTCGCAGGCCCCAGTGTTCAGCAGCCCTCTGCACACCTCGAGTGAGGTCTGTCCCCACGCAACCTCCGGAGCAGGCACCTTACAAAacttgctgagcctcagtttctcccctaCAGAATGGGGTACCAGCCCTCTCTCAATGTGGCTGTGTTAGGAGAAAACTCTGGGGACTGGAAAAACCGTGCTCACACATAAGGACATGGGTGGCGGCCCGGCCGCCAGGGACTTTGGCTTCTCCCTGgatcccctctccccagcccccagctccttcACCgctgggaaaacagaaacaaggcGGGTTGCATGTCCACCACGTGTTCCCACGAAAGCGAGCCGAGCCCTTGGAACGCACCCTGGCTAAGCCCCCTGGCTTCAAAGGGGCTTACGCTCTGAGAGGTGAAGccacctgctcaaggtcacacagtcaagGACAGAATGAAGAGCACAGCCAAGATATCCTCACTCCTCTTGTAATGCTGTCTCGACTTCCCCACCCTGGCCCTATGCCTTGTCCAtcctgagccccatgtccagcccAGCCTGGTCCCTGAGAAAAGGGCGATGGCCCTGACAAGTCCCTCTCCAGAGCCACCTCCGAGGACCTCAGCCTCCCCTGAGCCAAACgttctcctctgccctcctttccctccaCGTGTCACCAGcccactcccctctccctccctcgcaGCCCCGCAGGCTCCGGATATGTCCCCAGCGCCCCAGCTGAACGCCTGGGCCTGGCCAGCGCTTACTGAGTCCACACCCGGCATGCCTCTCTGTCAGGCCGTGTGCTCAGGGGAGCCCAGCTCGGCGCGGGTGACACAGGCGTGGTGCACTGGCGCCTCGGCCACTCTCACCAGCAGCCCTCCTACCGAGCCACCTACCTCTTTTCGCAGGTGGGTGAGGATCTTGTGTGGCACCGAGATGACCTCTCCGTCACTGGTCCGGAGGGCAGGCAGAGTTCCTGACGCAGAAACAAAAAGGCACCAGCAGCCCCTTAGCTGCCTATCCCCCGCGCACAGCCCTGtctgtctcctgcccctcccctgcctcacccCGGGAGGCTGAGTACCTGAAGGGCTCCGCCAGGGGTTGCCAGTCTTGTGCACCTTGAGGGGGGCACCAGTGAACCTGGCATAGGTCtgcagggaaggaagcagaaggcAGAGGCCCCCACAGGGGAATCaagaagagaaatgacaggggcacctggcgggggctcagtaggttagacctctgactttggattttggctcagggcatgatctcacggttcgtgagttcgaggcctgcgttgggctctgcgctgaccatgccgagcctgcttgggactctctctccctctctttctgcccctcccctacttgcatgtgctctctgtgtcaaaataaataagcattaaaaagaaaaaaagaaataatatttattgaatattaaatGCTTAGTACTTGACTCACAGAGGCGGACATTATGGTTTCCATTTTACAGCAGGGAACACAGGGCTCACGGAGCCAGTGAGCCTGTAACAGCAAGTCTGCCAGTAAGAGCCTTGTCCCTGGCTCCTCTCCTGCCACCTACCTGATGTACGTGTCCTGAGTTCTTCCTACCCAGTGTGTCCCTTCTCTTGGAAGCACTGATCAGGCCCTTCTTAAGGAGTCTCTGTGGCCTATTCCTCCTTAAACCTTAACACCTGAACATATTACGTTTATTTGTTAACACGTCTGCCTTTCCGTAAACAACTACAGGGGAGGAACTAAGTCTTACTCATCTTCCCGTGCACGGCGTGATATCTGGAAGAGGTCTGATACATGCTTATTAAATGAAGAAGTGAATGAATAAAGCGAACCTGACTCCAAAGCTCTTTCCACAGAGCCTGGCAGGAGGCCTTCCGGTTCAATAAATGAACTCATTAATGCTGTGtagtgaggaggaaggggagggggaggaggaaagggaggctgAGGAGACAGGAATGCCAAGCCCGAGGACCCTCAGATCCGCGAGGGTCAGTAAAcctccagatgaagaaacagtgCTCCGAGACCAGGGAGAGCCCCAAGGTCACAGCCAGTAAACGGATGAACAAGGACTAACACACATTTCCTGAACCCCCGACCAGGCCTCTTTCTATGGCTGCGGAAAACCTAGGCTGTTAACCCACAGGGCACTGAGCCCGTATCGGCCAGCACGCCAGTCTTTGGCTGCCTCAGTTCCCCGCAGTGCGCCCGTGCTGAGGCGCCCTGGTGAAATTCGGAAGATCGCCTAGTTCGGCTCCCTCCCCAGTCCTCCAGGGCGCAGCAGAGGGCGATGGCGCCACCCCTCACCAGCACGGCCAGGCTGTCCAGGTCCACTGACGGTAGCCCCCAGCCCCCCGACCAGCAGAACAGCTCCATGGGCGCCGCCATCTTGCCCGCCCTCTGTCCCGGAAGCACCTCCCCCCGGGCTTCCGCCCGCCctcgaggccccgcccccaggcccgccCCTCCGGCCGCCTGAGGCGGGGGCTGCGGGGCGGCCGCAGGCGAGGCGGGNNNNNNNNNNNNNNNNNNNNNNNNNNNNNNNNNNNNNNNNNNNNNNNNNNNNNNNNNNNNNNNNNNNNNNNNNNNNNNNNNNNNNNNNNNNNNNNNNNNNCGCGTTATGTTTGGAGCGGGCCCCGCGCCGCCTGTCGCCAtggaaacaaaacaggggcgGCGGCAGCCGGAGCCGGGTcgggctggggcctgggaggggggaggggtggggctcgCGGGCCGTTGCCGTGGTAACAGGAACCGAGGCGCCCCTGCGCTTCATCCGGGTCACGGCCTGCCGGCCAGTGCCCCCTGTGTTCCGGGTCTGGCCCCGGCCCCTGGCCTGGCCCGTGGTTTACTGCTGTCCTCGGTGGCCTTTTACTCGTACCTGATTCCTCCCTCCACGCACTTTCACTAGTCACTGTGTTGGACTCGCCTCCGCTTCCCATCCGACGCCTCTAAGTTTTCCTAGGAATGAGTCACGTGTCAGGGGATCCCCCACCCCAATAATGAGCACTCGCCTCGTCAGAGCAGCAAAGTTCAGGCCGTGTGGGCATCCCCGGGGCACGATAGCAAGCTACTTTCCGCCACTCCCTTGGCACCCTTTCATGCCAGCTGTGGAATAATGCCCACTGGCTGGCGCTGCCCCTGCCAGGGGCTCCTGCCTTCCTCAACTGCAGCTTACAGGAAACAGTAGCTTATGGTAGTGGCCCCCAGCAGCGAGAtgccgggagggagggagggaggcacctGGGACGGAGGACGGAGGACCGTTAGGGAGACGCAGGAGGCGGGGAGGCCTCCAGACTCTTCTGCGGTGCCCCTGGTTCCATAGCTGGGGATGCCTCCAGGCTGATTGGCAGCTCTTTGTTTCGGCCCCCCCTCACTCGCCTGCTGGCCCCCCCTTCAACTCCCCCTTCCAGTCCCTCcgcccccctctcctgctctctccgcCTAGCCTTTTCCCCTCCCAGCCGCCTGCCTGCCAGGGGTAGTGAGCCAGCTGAGCGGCATGGAGACGCAGGAACTTCGGGGGGCCCTGGCTCTTCTTCTCCTTTGCACTTTCGCATCTGCCAGTCAGGACCTGCAGGGTAAGCCCATCTCCTCCTCTTAGacccctctgcacctcctctcCTTTTGCCGCCAGCCTAGTAGCAGGGAGCATGTGGGCAAGGGGAGAGTCCTGAAGTTGAGCAGGAGGGAAGATTGATGAAATCATGGCCATGGGGGTAGGACTGAACAGCAGAGAGTAGTGGGTGAGTAGGGACGGGCCAAGGTCAGCATGAGGCCAGGGCAGAGGACTCAGGAGCTGGATACTAGGGCTGCCTGCCGGGGTTGGTGTCTCAGCATCTGCAGGCATTCCGGGGTCTGGGAGAGCAGTGCAAAGGTGGGCTTcttgaccacccccacccccgcggcGGGCTCCTGATTGCCCCGGgacatggtgggggtggggacccagAGGTCTGGGCTCTCCCGGAGGTCTGGCTGTGGGATGGGCCTGTGGGTGTGGGAGAGGTAGCTGGAGCAGATGACACAGGCCCAGATTCATGACTGGCTGGAAGGGAAACCACAGATTGGCCAGGACACAGGAGACAGAGGAGTCGGGTCCTACATTCccgtgggggagaggcagacaggaggGCAGGAGCCCTCAGCGGGCAGCGCTTCCTGTCCTAAGTGAGTGTGCTGAGCCCCcaggatgggaggaggggcatTTGGGTGCGGAAGGAGCCAAACCCAGTAGCATAAAGAGGAActgcttttccatttttgctCTGTGGGCACCAGGTGCTACTTCTGCATGGGGTCAGCACAGTGgctcccttgcgccacctggtgGGGGCATCTCAACTGTGCCGGGCGCTGTTCTGTATTTCCGAGAGCCTCCCAGACGGCGTCAGTAGGCGCTTGAGGGAAAGGAAGGCACAATGCCTTGTGTTCCGATAGCAACCAGGGCCGACTGACATTGCCTCGCGGCAGGCATGGAGGAAGTCGTGAGGACTCAGGAGAAAGGGCACGCCTTAGCGCTCCATCCCCCTCGTTGACCCTGATACTCGATCCTTGCCTGGCCAGTGATCGACCTGCTGACTGTGGGCGAGTCTCGGCAGATGGCCGCTGTAGCAGAGAAGATCCGGACAGCCCTGCTCACTGCTGGGGACATTTACCTCTTGTCCACCTTCCGCCTGCCCCCCAAGCAGGGTGGTGTCCTTTTTGGCCTCTACTCTCGCCAAGACAACACGCGATGGCTGGAGGCGTCTGTTGTGGGCAAAATCAACAAAGGTGGGCGCCTCCTTTCCTGCAGCGGTGGCCCCTGAGCACCGGCCCCCATCCCCGCCCCTGCACACCTCTGAATTCTCCCGGGCCCAGCAGGCCATGCTCAGGCAGCGCGGGGCACCTGGCATGGGGCGCTTAGGGGTCGCCGGAGAAGGCCAGGTCCCCAAACAGTTGAGTGAGGCCTAATCTTTGTAGGAAGCGGATGTGGCACTCAGGGCTGCCCCAGAGTTGGGGAGGCCTGTCTCTGTGTCCTAGCAAGGGTGTAAAGCAGTCGACAGATCCCTGCACAGTTCATTGGGTACAGAACCAACTGCCACTCTAACAAGGGACAAAGCGATCTGATGCCACTGAAGAGTAAGAAAGTCCGGGTCTTTGAACCCATTTGAAAAGCATCTGTTGTGCGCACCTGTCAGGTACGAGGCACTGGgagatacttaactgaatgaggcCGCGGTAGGTGTGTTACCCAGAAGAGTTGATGCGAGGCCCGGCTGGGAGGCGGAGAGGGGTCGGGACGGTACCCatgctgccctccccctcccccacacagtgCTGGTGCGGTACCAGCGGGAGGACGGCAAGGTCCACGCAGTGAACCTGCAGCAGGCCGGCCTGGCCGACGGGCGCACGCACACGGCTCTCCTGCGGCTCCGAGGCCCGTCCCGACCCAGCCTTGCCCTGCAACTCTATGTGGACTGCAGACTGGGAGACCAGCACGCCGGGCTCCCAGGACTGGCCCCCATTCCTCCAGCGGAGGTGGAGGGGCTGGAGATCAGGACCGGGCAGAAGGCTTACTTGAGGATGCAGGTGAGCGGGAAGGGCAGCCCCCCAGTTTCTGCGGAGTTTGCCCCCGTGGGAGGAGTGGCCGGTGCTCCCACCCTGCTCTGCTCCTGTCCCCCCAGGGCTTTGTGGAATCTATGAAAATGATTCTGGGCGGGTCCATGGCCCGGGTGGGAGCCCTGAGTGAGTGTCCGTTCCAGGGGGACGAGTCCATCCACAGCGCAGGTAACACACAAACTTCCGTGAGCTGACACTCTGGACCCCAGATCACATCCTGTGGTCTTTGTTGACTTTCATCTCCTCGATATCCGCCTTAACGCTCATCCCTGGGGCTTCTGACTCTGTTACCCCGATCTCCTTCCCCTCTGCATTTGTGGTCTCCACATATAGCCATCCCCGGAGGTGTGGGTCACAACTCTCCCGGTTCAGGCCCCCTACCTACCAGGGTGGCTGGGGAGCACAGAGCCAGCCGTCCAGGAGAAGACGGAAGTGCGGTGTGAGGGGCGGGAGGCTGAGCTGCTTGGCCCTGGTGGCTAAGAGAAGGGTCTTGGGTCTCCGTTAGCTTTCAGTGGCAACTGTCACCCACCAGCAGTTTCTCTGACCATTGCTCATCATGCCTGGGCTCCCTACAGGGATGTTCAAAGGTTCTTGCCCAAATAAAACATTCACTTCTCCCAGATCAGTTCAAAAAAGGACTGTGGAAGTAGGCGGAGATGGGGCTTGTGGAAATGGAGTGCACTGGGGACCCGGCCCTGCTCTGGGTCCCCTCTCACTCAGATCCCTGCTGCCCCTGCCAGGCCCGGACCAGAGGTGTGGGCTTCGATGGTCTGTGAGGCAGCCCTTGGCAGCATCTCTCCCCCAGTGGGCAGAGCCGTGCCGCCTGCCCTCACTGCTGCCCTCCGGCCAtccgcccccccccacttctAAGGCTCTGCCAGCCCTTTGttcctgcccctcttctccttcctccccctgccccctgcacacCTCTGCCCTCTGACTGTGTTTTCTCCCCTCCAGTGACCAGCGCGCTCCACTCCATCCTAGGTGAGCGCACcgaggggggcgggaggggccccCAGCCACCTCTTcagccaggggaggggtggggcttgAAGGCGGGTGGGCAGTAGTGGTGGGGATTGGCTTATGACCCTAAAGAGGGACCAGGGTGGTGACCCAGTTTCTGAGCCTCTCTGCACCCTGGGCTCTGACAGGGGAGCAGACCAAGGCGCTGGTCACCCAGCTCACCCTCTTCAACCAGATCCTGGTGGAGCTTCGGGATGACATCCGAGACCAGGTCTGCGTGCGCCTGCCCTGGGGGGTGCTgactgggggagggtgggggaggcaagGAGCTGactgcttcccccacccctcgtGTCTGCCAGGTGAAGGAAATGTCCCTGATCCGAAACACCATCATGGAGTGTCAGGTGTGCGGTGAGTGGGGAGCAGGGCGGTCCCCGGCTGCGGGGGGGTTGGAATGGCCGCCTCGGGGTGGCTCTGATGGCTCCTGCCCCTCAGGCTTCCACGAGCAGCGCTCTCACTGCAGCCCCAACCCCTGCTTCCGAGGCGTGGACTGCATGGAGGTGTATGAGTCCCCCGGCTTCCGCTGCGGGCCCTGCCCCCCGGGCCTGCGGGGCAACGGCACCCACTGCGCTGACATCGACGAGGTGCGGGCGGCTGGCCTGGAGGGGCACctgcactggggtgggggagccgggggggggcaggaggtggaCTGCCTGGGCTTTAGGACACTGCCAGGGGGAAGGAAGCAAGACAGGAGGGGACAAAGCCTGTGGCCAAGACCAGAGGGCCTTGGGCAGCACAGGGCAGTCTGGGCCGTGCCCGGAGGTGGGGGCCGCACACGGAGGCGCCTGACTATGCTCTTGTGTCCCCAGTGCGCGCACGCGGACCCCTGTTTCCCAGGCGCCAGCTGCATCAACACTGTGCCCGGCTTCCACTGTGAGGCCTGTCCCCAGGGCTACAAAGGCAGCCGGGTGTCCGGTGTGGGCATCGACTACGCCCGTGCCAGCAAACAGGTCAGGTCGGGCAGAATGTGTAGACGAGGGGcgtctgggggactcagtcggttaagctgtaacttcagctcagatctcacagtaggtgggttcaagccccgtgtcaggctctgtgctgacagctcggagcctggagctgcttcagattctgtctccacctctctgttcctcccccattaacaccctgtctctctacctctcaaaaataaataaaccttaagaaaattttttaactaagaaaaataaagcaacaacaacaaagaatgtGTAGATGAGGTGGTGGTCCTGCAGGCCCCGGGCCGCCCGGGGTGGGCGTGGCTGTTCAGGGGCAGGGGCACATCAGTCACCGATCTGTCCCGTCAGGTCTGCCAGGACATCGACGAGTGCAGTGACGGTAACAACGGCGGCTGTGACCCCAACTCCATCTGCACCAACACTGTGGTGAGTGGAGCCGAGCCCACGCGTGTGCGCAAACACGTCCCCGTCTCCCATGTCCTGCGCCCTCCCCAGGGGTGCCACGCGCGCATGGTCCCGACGCGGTCCTGCTGCCCACTGTGACTGGCGGGCCGGCTCTCCTGGCCCTCCGTCTCCTCAGCTGAAGAACGGGGCCAGCAGGCCCCCCCCCCAAGGGCGCTCAGGGACCCTTGAGGGAAGTGACAACGCAGGTGGCCTCCAGCAGGGAGTGGGACCCCGAGCGGCTCTAAGCACCGGCGGCCGGGCCCTCCTTCCCAAGCCACTGCTCTCCCCCTCTCAGGGCTCCTTCAGGTGTGGCCCCTGCCGCCTGGGCTTCGTGGGCAACCA
Protein-coding sequences here:
- the MTX1 gene encoding metaxin-1, yielding PAAAPQPPPQAAGGAGLGAGPRGRAEARGEVLPGQRAGKMAAPMELFCWSGGWGLPSVDLDSLAVLTYARFTGAPLKVHKTGNPWRSPSGTLPALRTSDGEVISVPHKILTHLRKEKYNADYDLSARQGADTLAFMSLLEEKLLPVLIHTFWVDTKNYVEVTRKWYAEAMPFPLNFFLPGRMQRQFMERLQLLCGERRPEDEDELEKELYQEARECLTLLSQRLGSQKFFFGDAPASLDAFMFGYLALLLQARLPSGKLQAHLRGLHNLCAYCAHILSLYFPWDGAEVPLPRQTPAGPEAEEEPHRRRDQVLSVLAALAAMAGYALLSGIVSLQRAAPTRAPGPRSLRMAEEEEEDE